The region GAAGGGCTTTCGCCGGGCGTACCAGAAAGCCGCTAGATTGGACTGCGCTAAATCAAAGGGCCCGATCTGCAAGGCTTCGCCGAGCAACTCCAGGGCTTCCCGGACTTCGCTCTCGCCGTAGCTGCCGCTTCCCACCAGCTTGCCCAAGAGCCTGGTGCGGATCACAG is a window of Allomeiothermus silvanus DSM 9946 DNA encoding:
- a CDS encoding MJ0042 family finger-like protein, giving the protein MIRTRLLGKLVGSGSYGESEVREALELLGEALQIGPFDLAQSNLAAFWYARRKPFNLSLGDCVCLG